Sequence from the Arvicola amphibius chromosome 3, mArvAmp1.2, whole genome shotgun sequence genome:
ACAGCTACAGCAACGTCTGCATCTTACTCCTGGCTTTAATGAGGGCATGCCCATGTCTCACTGTTGACCGCAATCAGAGAGAGCGCATGACCACGCACGACCCAGGTCAAATGTGACTTTATGGATATCTATCCCCCATGGATGCGCTCCGCTTCATGGCCTCTGTGCGAGACACTGCCCGTGTTCCCTTCACAGCCCTGTTCCTAGCCCACTGTGTCATCTCCCTTGATAATCAGAAAGAGCTGGGTGCTCACTACCAACTTTGCTTCCTGTTGTCCAAGACTTGCCAAGGTTATCTCCCTCTGAGCTGTCAGCTCAAGGTGGCTCCTAAGGCCACCCCCAAATACAGGCAACTGCCCCTGTGTGTGTTCACCACCACTGCTAGATGCTAAACCCCTACGGCTGAAGGGGAGGAATAACAACAGTCTTACTTGGCGGCAGACTCTATGTGTAACACCAGCCAGCCAGGCAAGATGCGCCTGCTGACACAATAGTGTCAGGTCTGTCACAGGGCAACCGGCTGCTCTGACTGGCTGAGGCCCACTCCGCAGGTTTGACAGTAAAACCTGTTAGAAGCCTGTGGTCGGGTAGGTCATGGGCCCCAATGGGGAAGCTGCTGTTAGGTTTTATGGACGTGAACACCCATGAAACTGTCTTCTCTCACGCCTGTCAGGGCTGCCGTCAGCTTTGGGAGGGCTTCCCTTTGCGGTGGCCCGCAGTACCTGGAGACTGAAGCCTGGTTAAAGTGCTGGGGATAAGCGACTGTGGGACGCCCATCCGTGGGGCATCGACCTCAGTCTCTCCAGGGGACACCAAGACGCAGGGGATGACGGATGGCGACTTCTTGGCGTTCTCGACCTCACAGCAGCTGCGATGACCAACACAAGATGGGGTCCAGCTCTACCTCATCATGGAAGTGGGATGGGTTAGTGGATGaagggagacattttcttcagttggGTGGCCGATGGCAAGGCCTGTGCAAACAGACCCTCTTCCGCGTGCTTCTAGGAAACCCTAACAAAACTCATTGGCtcaaataaagacacacacaaaaggacaCGAAAATAGGAGGGGTGGGCTGGATAGGAAAGTTTAACAGGGTGAAGGGATTGGAATGTcctgtatatatgcatgaaaatgtcatatgAAACCCGTTACGAGGTATAACTCATATGCTAATATGACATTAAAAAAGACGACCATAGATGTTCATCATTTAATGACTGCTCCAAACACACCTGTCACTCAGCTACAGATGAAATTCACAGAGACCATCTGCCTAGCCCACCAACCACACGACCACCATTTCTAGAAGCCAGGACCCGTACCATGGCCACGGCAGGAGACAGCGGATCAATTAGCAAGAgctgatccctgggacctacgGGTGCTTCCTCCTCACCACAAAGGAATTTCCCCTCAGAGTGGCAGAAGGGGAGGGCACCACCTCTTTAGGGCACACCCGCAGCAGTGAGAAGCCCCTGGGAGAAGGCCTAGCCCAGGCCCACTCAATAAATAGGTAAGTCATCACCACAGTTGCCAGCAGGGCTGTGGACCTGGGAGAGCCGCGGCCTAATAGCTACGTGTTGCACACCAGGACATCTGCGAAAGGTCCCAGGAGGCTCCTGTTGAAGATGCAGCGGACCCACACCAGGTAGGTGGTAAAAGGTCTGATGTTCTCCGTGAAGGTGTGGTTCTGCAGGGTCAGCATGTACGGCGTGTACGTGTTCTCACCTTGCTCCTGCAGCCACACCTCATACCTCACCTCCTTCACTTTAAGGAATCTGAGGTTCCACGGCATCTGCCAGGACACAGACAGGTGGGCCTCGGTGGCGCCCTGCACAGACGCCTGGCATCGAGCctcctgcaccttgcctgggtaCAGGCTGAATGCCCACTTCTGCCTCCGCGGTCCCGGCCGGCCCTTCACTACACGCTGAATGGATTGCATGAGGGACGGGATGTCCACTCTGGTGTCCTGGTAGATTCGGAAGAGCCACTCTGGGTTCCGGCAACAGAGATGCCGGGGGACCTCTCGGCTCTGGAGGATGCGGGCCTGCTCAGCCCGGTCCAGGTGGGTGATGCCCCCTTGGTCCCAGGGCCGCTCGGGGTGCGTGACTGTATTCTCCCGTACCATGTTTCTCCAGGCTACGTACTGCAGGTCCATGCCAGGCAGGGTGGCCAGCGTCTTGTATGGGGTGTAGTGGTCAGGGTTGACAGCGTAGGGGAAGAGCTCAACCACGGTGGACCCACGGGGCAGGAAGAGGGCTGTGACCAGCTGGGCACCGTGCATGCTGACTAGCATGGAAGCGTTGCTGACCAGCCGCACCACGTCTGCAAAGCTGTGGTCCTCCAGCGACACCGTCACCGTCTTCATCTGGAACTCTTGCGCTAGCTCCAGCAACAGCTCCGCCTCGTTCAGGATGAGTCTGTTCTGGGTGCGACTGAAGACCAGAATATATTCCTCGCCCAGCGGCGCCCCTGTGTGGCTCACGTTCAGCTTTTCGATCATGAACCGCGTGAACTGCCGGATCTCGTGGCCAGAGACGAGGATGTTGGCCTTTGGGCCTTGGGGCTGGACAAAGCCATACTGGTACCAGGTGGTGACCTTGGACAGGCCCACAAAAGCGTGGGAAAAGCAGAGCAAACGGCCCAGCGTCTTGAGCTGCGAGCGTAGCAGCGGCTGCTTGGGGCTAAGGAGTTTGTAAAGGTCAAAGTGGGCGCCCTCACCCCAGCCCTCCATGAAGAAGAGCCGGGCTTCTTGGGCCAGACCTGGGAACTGCCTCAGCGTGTAGAAGAGGGGGAGCAGGTCGTCATGGAAGACATGCATGAGGTTATCGGGGTTGAAGCGGTTGGTGATGAGGGCCACATCGGGCACAAACACTGGCTTTGGCAAGAAGCGCAGGGCTCCCGCAGGCAGCTCCACAAAGTTGAAGTACTGGGCGTTATGGTCCTCCACGGTGGACAGGTCCAACAGCGCGGGCTGGAAGCGCCGGGCGCCCAGATTGGGCAGCATCATGGATGAGTTGCCATGGAAAAAGATGAACTCTTCGATGTCATTGGAGTAGCAGAGCCACTTGAAGCGACAGATGCGATCCGTGTGGGTGCGGCCAGTGCACACCATCTGGGTGCCACCCTCCGTGAGGATCTGCAGGGCCTTTGGGTAGTCAACCCTCAGTCCCGAGACCGGGTCCAGGGACTGCTGCCCGAGGGCCAGCTCTTCCTCTAGGGCGGCTGCATGCTCGCGCAGGCGCACATGCTTCCACAGAACGGCAGCCAGAACGGACACCAGGAGGGCATTGAGCACCGCAGAGAGGTGCATCCTACAGCCACCAGGGTTCTTAGGGAGATGACGACGGCTGGGCAGTGCCACAGCCCGGTGGGCTTCACGCATCCATCCCTCTGTGTCGGAGGACAAGGAAGAGcctgtggagggagagaggaaggagtcagCCCAGCCAGGCACCTCAGCACACTCTGCCAAGCGTTCCCACCACAGCGGCTTCAGCAAAGCAGTTGTGAGTCAAAATCACAAGTCCTAGGCTGTTTAAATCTCATGTGTTTTCAcgggcacatgtgtgcacgtgtgcttgGAGACCAGAGGCCAACATCACGTGTTTTTCCTTGACCGCTCTACACCTTgtatttttgggacagggtctatACTGAACCTGGtactcactgattcagctagactggctgggcaGCGATCTccagatcctcttgtctctgtccagTGCCAGCATTTAGAGGTAAGTAGATTattgagtcatctcaccagccccagggaCCATTTGTTTAGATGAGTTACCCTTCTGCTCACGCCGGCGTCCCTTGGCTGAAGAGCTGGGAGGATGAAGACGGCTTTTCAGCTCCGGATGAGCAGCCCGTGTGTTAAGTAACATCCTCCctttcagcagcagcagcttccgGGATCTGCTCTGCTTTACCATAAAGCACCGTGTGGTATCAACAGCCTCTGAGGACGCCAGAAGAGAGCTATGACGGAAGGACATTACCACCACCAGAGCTCTGCAGAACTTCAGCAAGGTCCAGGTTTGGGGCCAACATCTGTCTCCAAACAGAACCCCTATATTGGGGATGGAGTGGTCATTAGACAGTGCCAGCACCGAGTCACATTCAAGGCCAAGTGCATTCATTCACTTGGTCCCGGTGGCCTTTCTTTTGGGATTCAGGCATTCTAGAAAAAGCACACATTCAGCAGCCCTGTCGCAGGCTTTGGGGTCAGAAGTGACGCGCTGCTTGAAATCCCAGTCCTGGCACCCAATGCTTTTGGATGCACACAGGAGTCATTTCGTTCAGTTAGGATCCCTGACAGGTGAGGCCTCCAGTGCAGGAAGTGGAAAGGGCTGGGACACTTGATGAAGGGCCACACAAACCACGTGCATTCTGAAGCACCCCGGGTACACTGCTGCCATCACGattcagagcccaggctggccagtgTAAGGCAGGTACTGTCCCTTCCCATCGATACTACATGAAACAGGGTTTTAAACCCAAGCACAGGAATCtttccaaagaagacagaggcCAGCCAGTGAACATGGCCAGAAATCACCCGACCGAGGTACCCTGGCCTGGACCTCCAGGTTAAGTCAGCACAGGGTGCTCACCTCCATCTATGCCCGCTCTTCCTAAGGGTTCCTCAGTATGTGCACACTTCTCTGAGCCACCGTGCTGAGTCTCCTGGGAcccagaggaggcagagacatgtgacTCTCGGGGTGTGGAGAGCTCACCTCTGGAGCCCTGGCCCAATCCAGTGACATGCTGCCAAGAGGGACCAGTCAGACTGGGGGGAAGCCAGTTCGTGTTCCTACCCAAGGGACAGGAGGAAAGGGATGTCCCCTGGCTGCCAATGTCAACCATGAGCAAACTGGCTTGAGGGCACAGACAGTATGCCCAGGATGGCACAGCAGGGGACCCTGGTGATGTTTCCAAGTCTGCCGTGACAGagctttcttcatctttgaagcCAGACTCAGTTGAGGCTCTGTCTTCTCATAGACAAGCACATGCTGGGAGGGCACAGCTTTCTGAGTGATGTGCTCAGCAGAATGATGCAACATCCATTTCCCTGTGGACCCTCCTAACGTGCATATATGAAACTGTCTCCCTAAGACACCCCTCATCTCTCACACATACAGCAAACCAACCACCTAGACACTCAGCAGCTTGACACAAGTGCCCTCTGCTGGACAGAAGCAGAACTGCGACAGTCTTAAATTGAAAGTGGGAGATTAAGGGAGACAGGACTTGGCTGTTTCTGGGCCCTGGGAAGATGAAGGGTGTTTCTAGCTAGATGTGAGCACCCATCCCATGGCCTGCCAATATGGCACTGGTAGAGGGCAGGACAGACACAGAATGTTCCACAGAATTCACTGGGCACGTCAGGGTCTCATGTTACCCTTTCAAGGGGAAAACCGTAACCTGCTGAACCGTGTGGTCTCAAGCACGGGGTGGACTGACTGGGTTTCAGCCAACTTTGTCACTTATAGTCAGGCAGCCTGAATCACGGCTGAGCGACTGGAACCTAATGGCTGGAACTGTGACACCTTGATTAGGAACCTACACTCCTCCCTGCTGGAACCGTGGGCAGCTACGGCTATGTTGGCTTAACCTTTCTGActgccttccctccctgctctctctcaggTGAACCGGGGTGGAGGACGAACAACGGACTTGCTCCTCATCCTTGCTTTAAATATCCTGGAGGTCTTATAGTGGAGTCCCCATTTTGTCACCGTGGAGAAGCCAAGGTGTGGGGCAGTCAGTGGTCACAACATCCTTCCCATCTTTCCCATATTCTCCTGcatcttcccacctccaccccaactGCACTGTAGCACCCTACTTAAGCCAGTAGGACCAAAAGCTTTCGAAGAATCAGAGGCAGGGGCCACTGATTCCATCCACTGTCCCTAAaatcctatgctggttctttaGGACCTGCAGGTGAGCATGCTGTGTGAGGACCGAAGGAGACACCCCACCTTCTGAGCCCCAGTGCCTAGAGCCTCCCATCAGACGGGGTCTGGACAGGATGGAGGGGCTGTGATGGACAATttagagagaaggaagagcctGCTGTCTGTAGACTGGGCAGGGCCACCACGTGCATCCTGAACACAGCCCTCGAGCCTGGACCTGCTCAGTGTCTTAGCGTTTGTAGGCACTCATGACAGCTACGCCTAAAACCCTGCCTGTACCACACCAGGCTTTCAATAGAAAAATGAACCCCAATTCAGCAAAAAGCCCCTCCCACCCTACATATAAGAAGCCTATACTTGTGTAAGTCTCCCAGACTGCTGGCTGGGTGTGACTTCTCCCTGCGGGAAGGAGGTTAAGTCCAAAGAGAAGGAGGCCAAGGTCCCTGCAGTTTTCCCAGCCAGGTCTTGCTATGGAGACAGTTTAAAAGCAAGCCTGGCTGAGGGCAGACAAGTTCAGAAGGGCAGCTCCAATCTAACACTACTCTAAGAAATAGCCCCAGAACTTTAAATTGACTCTGTGATCCTGTCCCTCCCTCAGCAGAAGTGGCTTCTGGGACACCTCCCCTGCTCTGCTGAGGGGGTAGAGAGGACTGTAAATAAACTTGTGTGTAAacatgtgagggtgtgtgtgcacacgtgtgcacatgcctgtggaggccacttGTGGACAAGCACATTCCTTGATGGCTCTCCACCTTGCTCTTTTTAGATGTTATGtatttctgtttgcatgtatgtttgtcttcatgtatttttgttcatctgcatgtatgtttgtctgcatgtatgtatgtatgtgcatcctGTGAGTACCTGGTGCCCccggaggccagaaaagggcacccaATGCCcgggaactggagtcacaggtggttgtgagccgccacgagggaactgggaaccaaacttgggtcctaagagcaacaagtgctttaactgctgagccatctctccaaccccaccttatttttctttttggagggggGAGTGGCGTCTCTTCActtaacctggagctcaccaatttggctagccagcaagctccagggattttCTTGTCTGGCTCCCATCCctcagccccagcactggggttacggATGTCATAAGTCACCATGgcttttaatgtgggtgctgagaattcaaATTCAGGTTACTTTACTCAAGGGACCCAGACCCCTAGAAATAACATGGAAAAGACATTTACTATGGAAGGAAGGCACAGTACCAATGGCTTGGACTGGGTCATTTTCAGCCCCTTTCCCTGTTGTGGGGGACCCAAGCGAGAGGCCTTCTTTCCAGGAGAGGTGAGATGCCCAGGTGAGGCAGAGTGTGCGAGACAGACCCACCCTCATCTCCAGAAAGAAGTCAGGCTCTCGATGAGACCCCGTGGgcaacttgacaggatctggaatcacCAAGGAGACAAAACATGCCTGCTGAGGCTGGAGCTGTGTCCTGAAGCCTTTCATGTGGGGGCAGGCCCAGCACTGAAGATGATTAACATCAGCAGGGTGTGCTAACAACAGAGGGACGGACACCAGCCCACAGTGCTGATGTCTAcggtggggggggaggagggtCGGGGAGCGGAGCAAGTGAACCTGACTGTCCACTCATCTCACAAGTcagtatgtgtgcgtgcatatatatgtatacatgtacgcctgtgtatatgcacatgtaaatTTATGCCTAAAGATATGTAATTTTATGTGATATATCGAGTGTGCGCATTTTTATGGAACAGAATCCAAAATCTTAAGAGAATGCCAGACGGGCAATGAGCTCTGCATTGGccaagtcagtgtgtgtgtcGGACAAAAAGGACGAATGACATCCCTGACCTCCAAGTTCTCCCTGAGACTTAGAGCCCCTGTGACACCCAATGTGATGCAGTGGTCACGGCAAGGCACATGTGCGGCCATCACCGCAGGCCATCCTCCTCCCTGCAGACATCAGGGAGGTGAGCCATTGGTAGGGAATGCAGCTTCCTGCTAATTTTCCTCTGACGATCCCTCTGCTTTACGGTACCAAGGGGCTAGCCCATAATAGTCCCCAGAGGAAGAGCCAGGTCAGGTGGGTACAGAAGCTCACGGCCTGGGCTGgttccttctcctcttcaaacctcTCTCCTTGTCTAGGGACTTGGGTGCTGTCTAGTCTGCTGTTAGTTAGAAACCTTAATGGAAGTGTGGTGGAAGAATTCAGTTTAGTGGCTCGGCCAGAACAGAGCTTGACAGAGCAAGATTCTGTGTCCACAAAAGCCCTTAAGTACAGGCAGGCATAAGGATGCTGACACACTCAACAGCCCAGCAGTGAGGGTGAGATCTCGTGCTGACAGGATCACCCATCAGCCTGGACATCGACCATGGGCACAGGCTCTGTTTCCTGaatgccccagccccagcccatgAGTCATCACCTCTGATATGGAGGAAGTGCCCCAGGATTCCTAGTCAGGACACAAACTCACAGATCAGAAGCCAGCAGGGAAAGTCAAGTCAGGACAGACCCATGACCTGCTCCAGGgcctgggatgggggaggggacagttAGAGCTCAGCTTGCTGAGAGCTTGGCAGGACCACAGTCGCCATAGGCTGGTGGCTTACGTAGCAAACTTACCTCCTTACAGTCCTGGAGACTGGAGGTCCCACATTAGGGATCCTGGGCCCCAGGAAACACAATTCTGCCTCTCATGGGACTCCTCTGTGTCCCACAGATAAACTGACAAGCCCTGGTCTGTAATGGCAACCACACAAACTGAGAAGACGGGACAGGGCAACGGCCTCCCACCACCTGGCAGAATCAGGTGTGCATTGTTCATAAGCTCTGGTCCAAAGGCGGCAGCCCCAGCACCTGGGCTCCAGCTGCTGGACTGTAAGAACAGCTGTTCACCTGTGGCGCCCCCCAAGAGCTGGGCTGCTGACAAGAGGGGTCTGCCAGCTCCTGCTGGGCTAGGCTTGCACAAGAGCCAGAGGCCCAGTCCAGGAGGGGTGGTGGCAGGGTTCCACACTAACGTCACAGCAATCTGACTTTTTAGAAGCTGTTCAGATTTGTAGCTGAAATGGTATAATCCTTACTTTGACACCGCGAAATGTTTTTGGCCTGGATGCAGCATGCGTTTATTAGCGCTGAACTATGAAAGCTCTGGGTAGCACACAGATGTCCCCGTCGCTCTGAGTGGGTAAACTCAAACCTACTCCACAGGGTCAGGCTGGCCCTCAGGACGATCTCTTCCAACTTCTTCCACTTCCCGTTTTCTAGGTAGTTACATGATGGTTGTATGTGCACCAAAACTACATACGAGCCTAAGGCCGAGAAAACTTGCACATTTAAAGCACACTGGACTGTCTGGGAAGGGAATCATTCCTTCAGTAAGACGCAGGCAGCCCACGTGCCCTTGTAACACTTAGCAGTTAACTACAAAGGTGCACTGAGCAGTTCTGAGGTGTTgggttcccctggagctggagtaacagacaTGAGTGTGTCAGCAGACCTGGCCGGGATCGGAACTCGGATGCTCTGCGAGAGCAGAGCAGgaccctaaccactgagctatctctccgcCTTCACCTAGGAAACATCCTCTTGAACTCAGAGCTGGGAGATGTGAGCCCTGTATCAGCAGCAGATGTGGCAATGAATGCGCTTCAGCTCCTGAAGGAAAAACTCCAGAGGCCCAAGTTCCTTTGCTCTGTGGTGTGAAGGGTGATGAGCCCTGCCCCGCTTGTGCAGATGGGAGGAATCAGGTGAGCTGGAGGTGTGCTCAGCCTCCCCTGCTCGCCTGCAACCCTCTCACCAGGTACGATTCCCTGGTGATACAGACATCTGCTCACAGCTGGTGTCCACCTTCTCAGCATGAATGAGTCACCAGAAGCCTAGGGCCTCCTCTCTGGAGTCAGAGCAGCACCACCGTGTGGTCACACACAGGGTTGCATACAGTACACAAGGCACGACGAATAGGATATTACAAGTTCTTAAGGTGAAACCACAGGGGGGAAAAACTCAATTTTTCgttattgcttttttgtttttcaagacagggtttctctgcatagccctggatgccctggaactctctgtgttgatcagactggcctcacactcagagatccacctgcctctgcctcccgagtgctgagattaaaggcgtgcgccaccactgtctggctcaaAAACAATTCTTACTTACAGGGACTACCAAATATCCATGGACCCCAAAATACCCATGTCAGGCAGGACTTAGACCCCATGTGAGACAGAATCCATCAAGATGCCCATGGTAGGAGAGACAGTTAAAAATACCAGAGAAATGCCCAGCACACACAGTTATAGCAAGAGACCCAAAGACGCTCTGCCTAGAGGTGAGCGGGTGAGTTCTGGGCAAGGCGTAGAGGGGTGTGGGTTGGTAGTGAACACCCCGTCCCTGTGTCCAGCTCTCCTGACCGTCCAGCAACCATGAGAACGCTAAGATTTGGAGTTCCTTCCCCACCTAAGCACAACTCAGTGAGAACATCAGGCTTTGCTGTGGAGACAGCAAGGGGATGAGGCTGCCAGAAAAGCTGGCTTCACAGCCTCAAGGGAAACGTGCAAAGCCCTTTGTAGGCAAGCCACTTGGTGGCGGTCGGACATCCGGGGAATCTGCAACCCTGCCTTGGGTGATGACAGCCTCGGCTTGGGCTTCCCTTGGTCTCACTATTGTGATgtcactctctgcctcctctgtccTAACGATGACGACACTATTGTAGCTAAGAGCCACTGGCTCATCACTGGGGCGGGGTCCTCTGTTTCACCAGTGACAATCTccatttatattatattgtattgtattatattatattatattatattatagacggtgaaagagaagggagggcagaaagctGCTCAAGCACACATGGACTTCAGGATGGGACCCTGGCCCATGGGCTGGCCCTAGTGTCTGCTGTCTGCAACCACTCCGCCTCACAGGGAAACAACTTCAACTTACAAAAGCTGCAGAGTATGGgagtcccctccccccatctaGATTCTTCCCAAGTCGGCACATTTATCACGCCCCGTCACAAACTCTTTTctgaactatttaaaaataagctaaatGCCAGGTAGGGCGGCATATGCCCGCAAGCCCGGCATCtgtgagtggagacaggaggattcaagaccagcctggacaccCACCAAggccttgtctctaaaaacaacagcaagcaaTCATTCTGGTGACGTCTTTCCTGACAGCCATAACTACAAGAGAGAACATTACTACTGTAAGGGAACATTGTTCTCTTATATaatgcaattaagaaaatgaatatcGATGATACTGTTTTCCTCCATGGTCCTTATGCTGTGTCCAAAATCCAGGCCAGGATGACGCGTCCGATCTTTCACCTCTACCTGGGGCAGCTTCTTGGTCtgagtttgtttttaagttaggagtgttctgcctgcttgtgTTTACGGCACCCATGGAGGAGAGGGTGTTGGAGACTCTGGAACTACAGTTAcggatggctgtgaaccaccatgtgggtgccaggaatcaaactctggcTATCTGCAAGGGAAACCAATTCTGTCAGCCTccagccatctgtccagccccaacCTTCAAAGTTTTTAAGCTAGATGCGTATTTCTAACGTGTGCCTCAATCCGGGTTTCTCTTTCTAAACCAAGCTCAGGATATGCACTTCTGCCAGTAATCAGCCTGCACACTTGACCCCTGAGTTCActctgtgaatctctgtgagaCATTCACCCCGAGGCAGCCAGAAGGTTGCTTACTAGAAACTCTAGCCTCTGTAGGACACTTACAGGAACAGACCCTGTCCCTGGGAAAAGGAAGACCCAGGAGCCCTGCATCCGAGGGGTAGGATGCAATTCTTCTACTCATGTGGCCCACAGACGCATGACCCAGAATTCTTCCAGTTGGGCCTAGGAACTCATGTTTTGATGCAACTTCCGGATGATTCCACCACGTGCTGAGTGTTGACGCAAAGTTCTGACACCACACGGTTCTGCAATCCTCTGAAGGAATTTCCATCCAGCCACGAGGAAATGAGGGATCCAGTCGAGGAGTTACCGCCCTGGTACCAAAGGCTAACTCTGCTAACACGACATTCAAGCtgaagttccaggatagcaaagCCTAAGACAGCTTCCAAACTTTCTAGAAAAG
This genomic interval carries:
- the Pomgnt2 gene encoding protein O-linked-mannose beta-1,4-N-acetylglucosaminyltransferase 2 → MREAHRAVALPSRRHLPKNPGGCRMHLSAVLNALLVSVLAAVLWKHVRLREHAAALEEELALGQQSLDPVSGLRVDYPKALQILTEGGTQMVCTGRTHTDRICRFKWLCYSNDIEEFIFFHGNSSMMLPNLGARRFQPALLDLSTVEDHNAQYFNFVELPAGALRFLPKPVFVPDVALITNRFNPDNLMHVFHDDLLPLFYTLRQFPGLAQEARLFFMEGWGEGAHFDLYKLLSPKQPLLRSQLKTLGRLLCFSHAFVGLSKVTTWYQYGFVQPQGPKANILVSGHEIRQFTRFMIEKLNVSHTGAPLGEEYILVFSRTQNRLILNEAELLLELAQEFQMKTVTVSLEDHSFADVVRLVSNASMLVSMHGAQLVTALFLPRGSTVVELFPYAVNPDHYTPYKTLATLPGMDLQYVAWRNMVRENTVTHPERPWDQGGITHLDRAEQARILQSREVPRHLCCRNPEWLFRIYQDTRVDIPSLMQSIQRVVKGRPGPRRQKWAFSLYPGKVQEARCQASVQGATEAHLSVSWQMPWNLRFLKVKEVRYEVWLQEQGENTYTPYMLTLQNHTFTENIRPFTTYLVWVRCIFNRSLLGPFADVLVCNT